A window from Nothobranchius furzeri strain GRZ-AD chromosome 17, NfurGRZ-RIMD1, whole genome shotgun sequence encodes these proteins:
- the si:ch211-12e13.12 gene encoding uncharacterized protein si:ch211-12e13.12, translating to MRRRGDDTASVPLSSPTGSSSVQIHHELVAFRRNPGNGPAMENSSHTRRELLASQGGASEVNLVDESVLRKSFIVMDSSSQVPSGPEDNTDPHESLTESSTITFVDAYTTDDSVENHSVQGLGTTCLREFVLIDDDGDGDMSLREKTVTDLSAMDGKAADLVCGRLLSTSSSSLSETKEEASAHEAAPPEQGGAAPRSKSCCFCSVL from the coding sequence ATGAGGAGACGCGGAGACGACACTGCCAGCGTCCCCCTCTCTTCTCCGACAGGGAGCAGCAGTGTCCAGATCCACCATGAGCTGGTGGCTTTCAGGAGGAATCCTGGGAACGGTCCTGCTATGGAaaacagctctcacaccaggagaGAGTTGCTCGCCAGTCAAGGTGGTGCTTCAGAGGTTAACCTGGTAGATGAGAGCGTTCTCAGGAAGTCCTTTATAGTGATGGATTCCAGCAGCCAGGTCCCCTCAGGACCAGAGGACAACACGGATCCACACGAGTCCCTGACCGAGTCCTCAACCATCACCTTTGTGGATGCCTACACCACCGATGATTCCGTGGAGAACCACAGTGTTCAAGGGTTGGGGACCACGTGTTTGAGAGAGTTTGTGTTGATAGATGATGACGGGGACGGGGACATGTCTCTGAGGGagaagacagtaacggatctatctgccatggatgGGAAGGCGGCTGACCTGGTGTGTGGGAGGCTGCTGTCCACCTCTAGCAGCTCGCTGTCAGAGACTAAAGAGGAAGCTTCAGCTCATGAAGCAGCTCCTCCTGAACAAGGTGGAGCTGCTCCCAGAAGCAAAAGCTGCTGCTTCTGCAGCGTGTTGTGA
- the LOC107393509 gene encoding immediate early response 3-interacting protein 1: protein MAFTLYSLIQAAILCVNAVAVLHEERFLSKIGWGVDQSVGGFGDEPGIKVQLMNLIRSVRTVMRVPLIGVNAVCIVLLLLFG, encoded by the exons ATGGCGTTTACCTTGTATTCATTAATCCAAGCAGCCATCCTTTGTGTAAATGCTGTGGCTGTGTTACACGAAGAAAGATTTTTAAGTAAAA TTGGCTGGGGGGTGGACCAAAGCGTTGGAGGATTTGGAGATGAACCAGGCATCAAAGTACAGCTGATGAACCTGATCCGCTCCGTGAGGACGGTGATGAGAG TGCCTCTGATCGGCGTGAACGCAGTCTGCATCGTGCTGTTGCTTCTGTTTGGATAA